A single region of the Mycobacterium avium subsp. avium genome encodes:
- a CDS encoding DUF4229 domain-containing protein, with product MSQQGSDGSTPGPGGAVVPVLAYAAARLLLAVVLTGVIYGVARLAGITEFPVVVAALFALVIAMPLGIWVFGPLRRRATAALAVAGERRRRERELLQARLHGDVPPER from the coding sequence GTGTCACAACAAGGTAGCGACGGATCCACCCCGGGCCCGGGCGGCGCCGTCGTCCCGGTCCTGGCCTACGCGGCGGCGCGGCTGCTGCTGGCGGTCGTGCTCACCGGCGTGATCTACGGCGTCGCGCGGCTGGCCGGCATCACCGAGTTCCCCGTCGTGGTGGCCGCGCTGTTCGCGCTGGTCATCGCCATGCCGCTGGGCATCTGGGTGTTCGGGCCGCTGCGCCGGCGCGCGACCGCCGCGCTGGCCGTCGCCGGCGAACGGCGGCGCCGGGAGCGCGAGTTGTTGCAGGCCCGGCTGCACGGGGACGTGCCCCCCGAACGGTGA
- a CDS encoding 1,4-dihydroxy-2-naphthoate polyprenyltransferase — protein sequence MANLGQWISGARPRTLPNALAPVVAGTGAAAWLHAAVWWKALLALVAAVAMTVGVNYANDYSDGIRGTDDDRAGPVRLVGSRLAAPRAVLGAAIASLAVGALAGLALALSSAPWLIAVGAACIAGAWLYTGGSKPYGYTGFGEVAVFVFFGLVAVLGTEYTQALRVDWVGLVLAVAVGALSSSVLVANNLRDIPTDARSGKITLAVRLGDARTRVLYQALLSAAVALTLVLVAATPWCAAGLVATPLALRAATPVRSGRGGAELIPVLRDTGLAMVVWAVAVAAALTWGT from the coding sequence GTGGCCAATCTCGGGCAGTGGATCTCCGGTGCGCGGCCGCGCACGTTGCCCAACGCGCTGGCGCCGGTGGTCGCCGGCACCGGCGCGGCGGCGTGGCTGCACGCCGCGGTGTGGTGGAAGGCGCTGCTGGCGTTGGTCGCCGCGGTCGCGATGACGGTCGGCGTCAACTACGCCAACGACTACTCCGACGGCATCCGCGGCACCGACGACGACCGGGCCGGCCCGGTGCGGCTGGTCGGCTCGCGGCTGGCGGCGCCGCGCGCGGTGCTGGGCGCCGCGATCGCCAGCCTGGCCGTCGGGGCGCTCGCCGGGCTGGCCCTGGCGCTGTCCAGCGCGCCGTGGCTGATCGCGGTGGGGGCGGCGTGCATCGCCGGGGCGTGGCTGTACACCGGCGGGTCGAAACCCTACGGCTACACCGGTTTTGGCGAGGTCGCGGTGTTCGTGTTCTTCGGCCTGGTCGCCGTGCTGGGCACCGAGTACACCCAGGCGCTGCGGGTGGACTGGGTGGGCCTGGTGCTGGCGGTGGCGGTCGGGGCGCTGTCGTCGTCGGTGCTGGTGGCCAACAACCTGCGCGACATTCCCACCGACGCCCGGTCGGGCAAGATCACCCTGGCGGTGCGGCTGGGCGACGCCCGCACCCGGGTGCTGTACCAGGCGCTGCTTTCCGCCGCCGTCGCGTTGACCCTGGTGCTCGTGGCGGCCACGCCGTGGTGCGCCGCGGGATTGGTGGCCACGCCGCTGGCGCTGCGCGCGGCGACCCCGGTGCGGTCGGGGCGCGGCGGCGCCGAGCTGATCCCGGTGCTGCGCGACACCGGCCTGGCGATGGTGGTGTGGGCGGTCGCGGTGGCGGCGGCGTTGACGTGGGGTACCTGA
- the ccsB gene encoding c-type cytochrome biogenesis protein CcsB encodes MNTVHVNIELARYSDWAFTSAVVALVIALLLLAFELAYAGGRRADARARVLAGAVSADSATPGVVDEVPRRPVDERAGRAGLAVVYLGTGLLLACLVLRGLATLRVPWGNMYEFINLTCLCGLVAGAIVLRRPQYRPLWVFLLLPVLILLTVSGRWLYTNAAPVMPALQSYWLPIHVSVVSLGSGVFLVAGIASILFLLRTSPLGDPGNDSAPARLVRRFPDAQTLDRIAYRTTIFAFPVFGFGVIFGAIWAEEAWGRYWGWDPKETVSFVAWVIYAAYLHARSTAGWRDRKAAWINVAGFVAMVFNLFFVNLVTVGLHSYAGVG; translated from the coding sequence ATGAATACCGTGCACGTCAACATCGAGCTGGCGCGCTACTCCGACTGGGCGTTCACGTCGGCGGTGGTGGCGCTGGTGATCGCGCTGCTGCTGCTGGCCTTCGAGCTCGCCTACGCCGGCGGACGCCGCGCCGATGCGCGGGCCCGGGTGCTGGCCGGGGCGGTCAGCGCCGACTCGGCGACACCCGGGGTGGTGGACGAGGTGCCCCGCCGGCCCGTCGACGAGCGCGCCGGCCGCGCCGGCCTGGCCGTGGTGTACCTGGGCACCGGCCTGCTGCTGGCCTGCCTGGTGCTGCGCGGCCTGGCCACCCTGCGGGTGCCGTGGGGCAACATGTACGAGTTCATCAACCTGACCTGCCTGTGCGGGTTGGTCGCCGGGGCGATCGTGCTGCGCCGCCCGCAGTACCGCCCGCTGTGGGTGTTCCTGCTGCTGCCCGTGCTGATCCTGCTCACGGTGTCCGGGCGCTGGCTCTACACCAACGCCGCGCCGGTGATGCCCGCGCTGCAGTCCTACTGGCTGCCCATCCACGTGTCGGTGGTCAGCCTGGGCTCCGGGGTGTTCCTGGTCGCCGGCATCGCCAGCATCCTGTTCCTGCTGCGCACCTCGCCGCTGGGCGACCCCGGCAACGACAGCGCGCCGGCCCGGCTGGTGCGGCGGTTCCCGGACGCGCAGACCCTGGATCGCATCGCCTACCGGACCACCATCTTCGCGTTCCCTGTGTTCGGCTTCGGCGTCATCTTCGGCGCCATCTGGGCCGAAGAAGCCTGGGGCCGGTACTGGGGCTGGGACCCCAAGGAGACGGTGTCCTTCGTCGCCTGGGTGATCTACGCCGCCTACCTGCATGCCAGGTCGACGGCCGGATGGCGGGACCGCAAGGCCGCCTGGATCAACGTCGCGGGGTTCGTGGCCATGGTCTTCAATTTGTTCTTCGTTAACCTGGTCACCGTGGGTCTGCATTCCTATGCGGGCGTGGGTTGA
- a CDS encoding beta-ketoacyl-ACP synthase III produces the protein MKQISATSGPTNIGLLSVGSYRPQRVVTNDELCQNIDSSDEWIYSRTGIKTRRFAARDESTASMATEAGREAIAKAGLEASDIDCVVVATSTHFLQTPACGPAVAAALGATGVPAFDISAGCAGFGYALGVAADMVRGGTAGKVLVLGSEKLSPTVDMTDRSNCFIFADGAAGVVVGETPTQGIGPTVWGSDGTQATAIRQDIDWMDYLDRPTGPRPFLRLEGSAVFRWAAFEMGKVGQQAMDAAGVRPDEIDVFLPHQANSRINEILAKSLELRPDAVIANDIEHTGNTSAASIPLAMAEVLATGAAKAGDLALLIG, from the coding sequence ATGAAGCAGATTTCCGCGACCAGCGGGCCCACCAACATCGGCTTGCTCAGCGTCGGGTCGTACCGGCCGCAGCGCGTGGTGACCAACGACGAGCTGTGCCAGAACATCGACTCCTCCGATGAGTGGATCTATTCGCGCACCGGCATCAAGACACGCCGATTCGCCGCGCGCGACGAGTCCACGGCCTCGATGGCGACCGAGGCCGGACGTGAGGCGATCGCCAAGGCCGGCCTGGAGGCGTCCGACATCGACTGCGTCGTGGTGGCCACCAGCACCCATTTCCTGCAGACCCCGGCGTGCGGCCCGGCGGTCGCGGCAGCGCTGGGCGCCACCGGCGTGCCCGCCTTCGACATCTCGGCCGGCTGCGCCGGCTTCGGCTACGCGCTGGGGGTGGCGGCCGACATGGTGCGCGGCGGCACGGCCGGCAAGGTGCTGGTGCTGGGGTCGGAGAAGCTGTCGCCCACGGTCGACATGACCGACCGCAGTAACTGCTTCATCTTCGCCGACGGCGCCGCGGGCGTGGTGGTGGGCGAGACGCCCACCCAGGGGATCGGGCCGACGGTGTGGGGCAGCGACGGCACCCAGGCCACCGCGATTCGCCAGGACATCGACTGGATGGACTACCTGGACCGGCCCACCGGGCCGCGCCCGTTCCTGCGGCTGGAGGGCAGCGCGGTATTCCGTTGGGCCGCATTCGAGATGGGCAAGGTCGGCCAGCAGGCGATGGACGCGGCGGGGGTGCGGCCCGACGAGATCGACGTGTTCCTGCCGCACCAGGCCAACAGCCGGATCAACGAGATCCTGGCCAAGAGCCTCGAGCTGCGGCCGGACGCGGTGATCGCCAACGACATCGAGCACACCGGCAACACCTCGGCGGCGTCGATACCGCTGGCCATGGCCGAGGTGCTGGCGACCGGGGCGGCCAAGGCCGGCGACCTGGCGCTGCTGATCGGCTAG
- a CDS encoding MinD/ParA family ATP-binding protein has protein sequence MSEHPTAGVGAPEEQTTQIPPAAAAGDDKKDAAEPQPEPGGDAPTKAFAGFRTERRVPEREPAPPTAPRPGGMPPWDSTPVTGIPRVDPTAYGAYYAGPDAPPTQIQGPPPRQEHLPHTPYPELSTGMLLRPVQPPPSEGWRLLLYKLSGGLINLGESPRAARYNNLVAQVNRPLRGSYRVTFLSLKGGVGKTTIAATLGATFASIRGDRVVAVDANPDRGTLSQKIPLETAATVRQLLHDAGTIERYSDVRRYTSKGPSGLEVLASETDPAVSEAFSADDYVRILDILERFYGLVLTDCGPGLLHSVMKSVLDKADALVVVSSASIDGARSASATLDWLDAHGHEDLVRNSIAVINGVRPRPGKVDMNKVIDHFSRRCRAVQLVPFDPHLEEGAEIDLDRLRRGTREALTELAAIVADGFPGAQRNPGVLG, from the coding sequence GTGTCCGAGCATCCGACGGCGGGCGTGGGGGCGCCCGAAGAACAGACAACGCAAATCCCCCCAGCCGCCGCAGCGGGCGACGACAAGAAGGACGCCGCCGAACCGCAGCCGGAGCCCGGCGGCGACGCCCCGACCAAGGCGTTCGCCGGGTTCCGCACCGAACGCCGGGTCCCCGAGCGGGAGCCGGCGCCACCCACCGCGCCGCGGCCCGGCGGCATGCCGCCGTGGGACTCCACCCCGGTCACCGGCATCCCGCGCGTCGACCCGACGGCGTACGGCGCCTACTACGCCGGCCCGGACGCCCCGCCCACCCAGATCCAGGGCCCGCCGCCGCGTCAGGAGCACCTGCCCCACACGCCGTACCCGGAGCTGTCCACCGGGATGCTGCTGCGCCCGGTGCAACCGCCGCCGTCCGAGGGCTGGCGGCTGCTGCTCTACAAGCTGTCCGGCGGGCTGATCAACCTGGGCGAAAGCCCCCGCGCCGCCCGGTACAACAACCTGGTCGCCCAGGTGAACCGGCCGCTGCGGGGTTCCTACCGGGTGACCTTCCTGTCGCTCAAGGGTGGGGTCGGCAAGACCACCATCGCGGCGACGCTGGGCGCCACCTTCGCCTCCATCCGCGGGGACCGGGTGGTGGCGGTGGACGCCAACCCCGACCGCGGTACGCTGAGCCAGAAGATCCCGCTGGAGACGGCGGCGACGGTGCGCCAACTGCTGCACGACGCCGGAACCATCGAGCGCTACAGCGACGTGCGCCGCTACACCTCCAAGGGCCCCAGCGGGCTGGAGGTGCTCGCCTCGGAGACCGATCCCGCGGTCTCGGAGGCGTTCAGCGCCGACGACTACGTGCGGATCCTGGACATCCTGGAGCGCTTCTACGGCCTGGTGCTCACCGACTGCGGTCCCGGACTGCTGCACTCGGTGATGAAGTCGGTGCTGGACAAGGCCGATGCCCTGGTGGTGGTCAGCTCGGCGTCCATCGACGGCGCGCGCAGCGCGTCGGCCACCCTGGACTGGCTGGACGCGCACGGGCACGAGGACCTGGTCCGCAATTCGATCGCGGTGATCAACGGGGTGCGGCCGCGGCCGGGCAAGGTCGACATGAACAAGGTGATCGACCACTTCTCCCGGCGCTGCCGGGCGGTCCAGCTGGTGCCCTTCGACCCGCATCTGGAGGAGGGCGCCGAGATCGACCTGGACCGGCTGCGCCGCGGCACCCGCGAGGCGCTCACCGAGCTGGCCGCCATCGTCGCCGACGGATTCCCCGGCGCGCAGCGCAACCCGGGCGTGCTCGGTTAA
- a CDS encoding NAD-dependent epimerase/dehydratase family protein, whose translation MRVLVTGAAGFIGSRVAAALRAAGHDVVAVDALLAAAHGPNPLPPNGCHRVDVRDADALAPLLAGVDVVCHQAAMVGAGVDAADAPAYGGHNDLATTVLLAQMFAAGVRRLVLASSMVVYGQGGYRCERHGPVHPLPRRRADLDAGVFEHRCPIGGEELRWQLVDEDACLRPRSLYAASKTAQEHYALAWSEATGGSVVALRYHNVYGPGMPRDTPYSGVAAIFRSALEKGEPPRVFEDGGQMRDFVHVDDVAAANLAALACRDGFTAVNVCSGQPISILQVATALCDARGGAVAPVVTGQYRSGDVRHIVADPSRAARLLGFRAAVQPGDGLREFAFAPLR comes from the coding sequence ATGAGGGTGCTGGTGACGGGGGCGGCCGGGTTCATCGGCTCGCGGGTGGCCGCCGCGCTGCGGGCGGCGGGCCACGACGTCGTCGCCGTCGACGCGTTACTGGCCGCCGCGCACGGGCCGAACCCGTTGCCGCCCAACGGGTGTCACCGCGTCGACGTGCGCGACGCCGACGCGCTGGCCCCGCTGCTGGCCGGGGTGGACGTGGTGTGCCACCAGGCGGCGATGGTGGGGGCGGGGGTCGACGCCGCCGACGCCCCGGCCTACGGCGGCCACAACGACCTGGCCACCACGGTGCTGCTGGCCCAGATGTTCGCCGCCGGGGTGCGCCGGCTGGTGCTGGCCTCGTCGATGGTCGTGTACGGGCAGGGCGGTTACCGCTGCGAGCGGCACGGGCCGGTGCACCCGCTGCCGCGGCGGCGTGCGGACCTGGACGCCGGGGTCTTCGAGCACCGGTGCCCGATCGGCGGTGAGGAGCTGCGCTGGCAGCTGGTCGACGAGGACGCCTGCCTGCGGCCACGCAGCCTGTACGCCGCCAGCAAGACCGCCCAGGAGCATTACGCGCTGGCCTGGTCGGAGGCCACCGGCGGGTCGGTGGTGGCGCTGCGCTACCACAACGTGTACGGCCCCGGCATGCCGCGCGACACCCCGTACTCCGGGGTGGCGGCGATCTTCCGCTCGGCGCTGGAAAAGGGTGAGCCGCCAAGGGTTTTCGAGGACGGCGGGCAGATGCGCGACTTCGTCCACGTCGACGACGTGGCCGCCGCCAACCTCGCGGCGCTGGCTTGCCGCGACGGCTTCACCGCAGTGAATGTCTGCTCGGGGCAACCCATTTCGATCTTGCAGGTGGCGACCGCGCTGTGCGACGCCCGCGGCGGCGCGGTCGCGCCGGTGGTCACCGGCCAGTACCGCAGCGGCGACGTCCGCCACATCGTCGCCGACCCGTCGCGGGCCGCGCGGCTGCTGGGGTTTCGCGCCGCCGTCCAACCCGGCGACGGGCTGCGCGAATTCGCGTTCGCGCCGCTGCGGTGA
- a CDS encoding histidine phosphatase family protein, giving the protein MGEQTRVHVVRHGEVHNPDGVLYGRLPGFHLSEAGRAQAAAVAEALAPRDIVAVIASPLQRAQETAAPIAARHGLAVDTDPDLIESANFFEGRRISPGDGAWRDPRVWWQLRNPFRPSWGEPYTEIAARMETAVDKARARGTGHEVVCVSHQLPVWTLRLHLTGRRLWHDPRKRECGLCSITTLVYDGDRLVDVEYSEPAAP; this is encoded by the coding sequence ATGGGCGAGCAGACCCGGGTGCACGTGGTGCGGCACGGCGAGGTGCACAACCCCGACGGCGTGCTGTACGGGCGGCTGCCCGGGTTTCACCTGTCCGAGGCGGGCCGGGCGCAGGCGGCCGCGGTGGCCGAGGCGCTGGCGCCGCGCGACATCGTCGCGGTGATCGCCTCACCCCTGCAACGGGCCCAGGAGACCGCCGCGCCCATCGCCGCGCGGCACGGCCTGGCCGTGGACACCGACCCGGACCTGATCGAATCGGCCAACTTCTTCGAGGGCCGGCGCATCAGCCCCGGCGACGGCGCCTGGCGCGACCCGAGGGTGTGGTGGCAGCTGCGCAACCCGTTCCGGCCGTCCTGGGGTGAGCCCTACACCGAGATCGCGGCCCGGATGGAGACGGCGGTGGACAAGGCCCGCGCCCGCGGCACCGGCCACGAGGTGGTGTGCGTCAGCCACCAGCTGCCGGTGTGGACGCTGCGGCTGCACCTGACCGGCCGGCGGCTGTGGCACGACCCGCGCAAGCGGGAATGCGGGCTGTGCTCGATCACCACCCTGGTCTACGACGGCGACCGGCTGGTCGACGTCGAGTACTCGGAGCCGGCGGCGCCTTGA
- a CDS encoding cytochrome c biogenesis CcdA family protein translates to MTGLTQIAAAGPLLAALGVCLLAGLVSFASPCVVPLVPGYLSYLAALVGVEEQPQAGAVQAPPGARWRVAGSAALFVAGFTAVFVLGTVAVLGMTTTLITNQLLLQRAGGVLTIVMGLVFVGLIPALQRQARFSPRQLTTVAGAPLLGAVFALGWTPCLGPTLAGVITVASATDGASVARGIVLVIAYCLGLGIPFVLLAFGSAGAVAGLGWLRRHTRAIQIFGGVLLITVGALLVTGLWNDFVSWLRDAFVSDVRLPI, encoded by the coding sequence GTGACCGGGCTGACCCAGATCGCCGCCGCCGGCCCGCTGCTGGCGGCCCTCGGCGTGTGCCTGCTGGCGGGCTTGGTGTCGTTCGCCTCCCCGTGCGTGGTGCCGTTGGTGCCCGGCTACCTGTCCTACCTGGCGGCCCTGGTCGGGGTGGAAGAGCAGCCGCAGGCCGGCGCGGTGCAGGCCCCGCCGGGCGCCCGCTGGCGGGTGGCCGGCTCGGCCGCGCTGTTCGTCGCCGGGTTCACCGCGGTGTTCGTGCTGGGCACCGTGGCCGTGCTGGGCATGACGACCACGCTGATCACCAACCAGCTGCTGCTGCAGCGGGCCGGCGGCGTGCTGACCATCGTGATGGGGCTGGTGTTCGTCGGCCTGATCCCGGCCCTGCAGCGGCAGGCCCGGTTCAGCCCGCGGCAGCTGACCACCGTCGCCGGGGCGCCGCTGCTGGGCGCGGTGTTCGCGCTGGGCTGGACGCCGTGCCTGGGGCCGACGCTGGCCGGCGTGATCACCGTCGCCTCGGCCACCGACGGCGCCAGCGTGGCGCGCGGCATCGTGCTGGTGATCGCCTACTGCCTGGGCCTGGGCATCCCGTTCGTGCTGCTGGCCTTCGGCTCGGCGGGCGCGGTAGCCGGCCTGGGCTGGCTGCGCCGGCACACCCGGGCCATCCAGATCTTCGGCGGCGTGCTGCTGATCACAGTCGGCGCCCTGCTGGTCACCGGGCTGTGGAACGACTTCGTCTCCTGGCTGCGCGACGCGTTCGTGTCCGACGTGAGGCTGCCGATTTGA
- the resB gene encoding cytochrome c biogenesis protein ResB translates to MALATLRATARNTWRALTSMGTALVLLFLLALGAIPGALLPQRNLNAGKVDDYLKAHPVIGPWLDRLQAFNVFSSFWFTAIYVLLFVSLVGCLTPRMIEHVRSLRATPVAAPRNLARLPKYAGHRIAADAEDLNTLANTLVGRLRGWRTAIRHHDGAGPDAVEVSAEKGYLREFGNLVFHFSLLGLLVAVAVGKLFGYEGNVIVIADGGPGFCSASPAAFDSFRAGNTVDGTSLHPLCIRVDDFDAHYLPSGQAVSFAANIDYQSGADLVANTWRHYRLQVNHPLRLGGDRVYLQGHGYAPTFSVTFPDGQIRTATVQWRPDNPQTLLSSGVVRIDPPAGSYPTAAERRQHEIAIQGLLAPTEQLDGTLLSSRFPALNAPAVAVDIYRGDTGLDTGRPQSLFTLDPRLIEQHRLTKEKRVNLRAGQAVRIDQGPAAGTVIRFDGAVPFVNLQVSHDPGQTWVLVFAVTMMAGLLVSLLVRRRRVWVRLTPDAGGAPGTVNVELGGLARTDNSGWGDEFERLSQRLLDGLAEPASRASQRSTEVDVK, encoded by the coding sequence ATGGCGCTCGCCACCCTTCGCGCCACGGCCCGCAACACCTGGCGGGCGCTGACCTCGATGGGCACCGCGCTGGTGCTGCTGTTCCTGCTCGCGCTGGGCGCCATCCCCGGCGCCCTGCTGCCGCAGCGCAATCTCAACGCCGGCAAGGTCGACGACTACCTGAAGGCCCACCCGGTGATCGGGCCCTGGCTGGACCGGCTGCAGGCGTTCAACGTGTTCTCCAGCTTCTGGTTCACCGCCATCTACGTGCTGCTGTTCGTGTCGCTGGTCGGCTGCCTCACCCCGCGGATGATCGAGCACGTCCGCAGCCTGCGCGCCACCCCGGTGGCCGCCCCGCGCAACCTGGCCCGGCTGCCCAAGTACGCCGGCCACCGCATCGCCGCCGACGCCGAAGACCTGAACACCCTGGCCAACACCCTTGTCGGCCGGCTGCGCGGCTGGCGCACCGCCATCCGCCACCACGACGGCGCCGGCCCCGACGCCGTGGAGGTCTCCGCCGAGAAGGGCTACCTGCGCGAATTCGGCAACCTCGTGTTCCACTTCTCGCTGCTGGGCCTGCTGGTCGCCGTGGCCGTCGGCAAGCTGTTCGGCTACGAGGGCAACGTCATCGTCATCGCCGACGGCGGCCCCGGCTTCTGCTCGGCCTCGCCGGCCGCGTTCGACTCGTTCCGGGCCGGCAACACCGTCGACGGCACCTCGCTGCACCCGCTGTGCATCCGGGTCGACGACTTCGACGCCCACTACCTGCCATCCGGCCAGGCCGTCTCGTTCGCCGCGAACATCGACTACCAGTCCGGCGCCGACCTGGTCGCCAACACCTGGCGGCACTACCGGCTGCAGGTCAACCACCCGCTGCGGCTCGGCGGCGACCGGGTCTACCTGCAGGGCCACGGCTACGCGCCCACCTTCAGCGTCACCTTCCCGGACGGGCAGATCCGCACCGCGACCGTGCAGTGGCGCCCCGACAACCCGCAAACCCTGCTGTCGTCGGGGGTGGTGCGCATCGACCCGCCCGCGGGCAGCTATCCCACCGCCGCGGAGCGCCGCCAGCACGAGATCGCCATCCAGGGCCTGCTGGCGCCCACCGAGCAGCTGGACGGCACGCTGCTGTCGTCGCGGTTCCCGGCGCTCAACGCCCCGGCGGTGGCCGTCGACATCTACCGCGGCGACACCGGGCTGGACACCGGTCGCCCGCAGTCGCTGTTCACCCTGGATCCCCGGCTGATCGAGCAACATCGGCTGACCAAGGAGAAGCGGGTCAACCTGCGCGCCGGGCAGGCAGTCCGCATCGACCAGGGGCCCGCGGCGGGCACCGTGATCCGCTTCGACGGCGCCGTGCCGTTCGTCAACCTGCAGGTCTCCCACGACCCGGGCCAGACCTGGGTGCTGGTGTTCGCCGTCACGATGATGGCCGGCCTGCTGGTGTCGCTGCTGGTGCGCCGCCGCCGGGTGTGGGTCCGTCTGACACCGGACGCCGGCGGCGCGCCCGGTACGGTGAACGTCGAACTGGGCGGCCTGGCGCGCACCGACAACTCCGGTTGGGGGGACGAGTTCGAGCGGCTGTCGCAGCGGCTGCTGGACGGACTGGCCGAGCCCGCGTCCCGAGCGTCCCAAAGGAGTACCGAGGTGGACGTCAAATGA
- a CDS encoding S-methyl-5'-thioadenosine phosphorylase has product MLGVIGGSGFYIFFGSDADDVTVDTPYGPPSAPVTVGAVGGHRVAFLPRHGARHEFSAHTVPYRANLWALRKLGVRRVLAPCAVGSLVPELGPGAVVVPDQLVDRTRGRADTYFDSGAVHVDFADPYCPALREAVTGLPGVVDGGTMVVIQGPRFSTRAESRWFASAGFSLVNMTGYPEAVLARELEMCYAAIALVTDLDAGVSAGEGVKAVEVFAEFEKNIEPFKKLVRDAIGRVAAERSCTQCSPHAGVSLPIELP; this is encoded by the coding sequence ATGCTCGGAGTCATCGGCGGCAGCGGCTTCTACATCTTCTTCGGATCCGACGCCGACGACGTCACCGTCGATACCCCGTACGGGCCGCCCAGCGCCCCGGTCACCGTCGGCGCCGTCGGCGGGCACCGGGTGGCCTTCCTGCCCCGGCACGGCGCCCGGCACGAATTCTCCGCGCACACCGTGCCGTACCGGGCCAACCTGTGGGCGCTGCGCAAACTCGGTGTGCGCCGGGTGCTGGCGCCGTGCGCGGTCGGCAGCCTGGTGCCCGAGCTCGGCCCGGGCGCCGTCGTGGTGCCCGACCAGCTGGTCGACCGCACCCGCGGGCGCGCCGACACCTATTTCGACTCCGGGGCCGTGCACGTCGACTTCGCCGACCCGTACTGCCCGGCGCTGCGCGAGGCGGTGACCGGGCTGCCGGGGGTGGTCGATGGCGGCACCATGGTGGTGATCCAGGGGCCGCGGTTTTCCACCCGCGCCGAGAGCCGGTGGTTCGCCTCGGCCGGGTTCTCGCTGGTGAACATGACCGGCTACCCGGAGGCGGTGCTCGCCCGGGAACTGGAAATGTGCTATGCGGCAATCGCTTTGGTCACGGATCTGGACGCCGGTGTGAGCGCCGGTGAGGGAGTGAAGGCGGTTGAGGTGTTCGCCGAGTTCGAGAAGAACATCGAGCCGTTCAAGAAGCTGGTGCGCGACGCCATCGGCCGGGTCGCCGCCGAGCGCAGCTGTACGCAGTGCTCACCGCACGCCGGGGTGAGCCTGCCGATCGAGCTGCCATGA
- a CDS encoding TlpA disulfide reductase family protein, which translates to MAGAVLAGLLTGCSSGHDAVAQGGTFEFVSPGGKTDIYYDPPSSRGRPGPLSGPDLADPAHTLSLDDPIFAGRVVVINIWGQWCGPCRSEVSQLQQVYDATRGAGASFLGIDVRDNNRQAALDFVNDRHVTFPSIYDPAMRTLIAFGGKYPTTVIPSTLVLDRQHRVAAVFLRELLATDLQPVVQRVAQQ; encoded by the coding sequence ATGGCCGGGGCGGTGCTGGCCGGGTTGCTGACCGGCTGCTCGTCCGGTCACGATGCCGTCGCCCAGGGCGGCACCTTCGAATTCGTCTCGCCCGGCGGCAAGACCGACATCTACTACGACCCGCCGTCCAGCCGCGGCCGCCCCGGCCCGCTGTCCGGCCCGGACCTGGCCGACCCCGCGCACACGCTGTCGCTGGACGACCCGATCTTCGCCGGCCGGGTGGTCGTCATCAACATCTGGGGGCAGTGGTGCGGACCGTGCCGGTCCGAGGTCAGCCAGCTGCAGCAGGTGTATGACGCCACCCGCGGCGCCGGCGCGTCCTTCCTGGGCATCGACGTCCGGGACAACAACCGGCAGGCGGCGCTGGACTTCGTCAACGACCGTCACGTCACGTTCCCGTCCATCTACGACCCGGCGATGCGCACCCTGATCGCGTTCGGCGGCAAGTACCCCACCACGGTGATCCCGTCCACGCTGGTGCTGGATCGCCAGCACCGGGTCGCGGCGGTCTTTCTGCGCGAACTGCTGGCAACCGACCTGCAGCCGGTGGTGCAGCGGGTGGCCCAGCAGTGA